From a region of the Nitrospira sp. genome:
- a CDS encoding DUF4142 domain-containing protein — MAHPFTSIISGIAAVVISISCAMTAPDVSSQITEAFLQQAAAAQLEQIDLGQLATQKAESEEVKRFGARMVVDHLKFGQEVRQLASKGRFQLVNRLSESHTAMNAELTRTAGKEFDRAYSTFILREHAMEMKQLEHVAREEKNPAIRQWATDAVPMVKDHLAQAETIASSLGLAYAGLGQYWERS; from the coding sequence ATGGCTCATCCTTTCACATCGATCATAAGTGGCATTGCTGCTGTCGTCATTTCAATCTCCTGCGCTATGACCGCTCCCGACGTTTCCTCACAAATCACCGAAGCCTTCCTGCAACAAGCCGCTGCCGCTCAGCTGGAGCAAATCGATCTTGGTCAGTTGGCAACGCAGAAAGCCGAGAGTGAAGAAGTCAAACGGTTCGGTGCCCGAATGGTGGTCGACCATCTAAAATTCGGCCAAGAGGTTCGGCAGTTGGCCTCGAAGGGGAGATTTCAGCTCGTGAACAGATTGAGCGAGTCGCATACCGCGATGAATGCTGAACTAACTAGAACAGCAGGCAAGGAGTTTGATCGCGCCTATAGCACCTTCATCTTGCGTGAACACGCGATGGAAATGAAGCAACTCGAACACGTCGCACGTGAGGAGAAGAATCCCGCAATTCGTCAATGGGCAACCGATGCCGTACCAATGGTGAAAGATCATCTTGCTCAGGCCGAAACCATCGCTTCTTCCCTGGGCCTCGCGTACGCAGGTCTCGGTCAGTACTGGGAAAGATCCTAA
- a CDS encoding sigma-70 family RNA polymerase sigma factor, whose protein sequence is MPNQSDDITTLINKVHAFCGTRPQDFTGRQSLSLSDDEETKLHQLAWLGIVPLTDYYEFQHFKLADNLWHNPKAGLPRFRTIDQIRAWVQWRETRQFVTERGHVTETVFIRFLPSFRYIRRTIRQTPNKALFQTISHIEEVEFADLRASMDFDTAWKKLIQDMQTNAVEHFKWSVQDALSAEQTEHLQQLVLLSKADVQLIYILSQGTRKETKCYSLLEAYQPLIEQAIEEVTRVQVGKAQEKRKTKVGPDDLIHDTSAKQLEDILAVLRKAFLTWDPLRAPLPAWVQFKLGKETQGLSHHDYQPSEQKPEKRADAEGFEVLLDNERGKRRSGDSFLPSIDPTLIPIPVPLEGEDPEDLQAAVKNAMQEVMIRELGALHYQRRFVDGLSAAEFAKELGSNMNRNSIAKREERARRDAFTELTTKFGPNIGQHLFGD, encoded by the coding sequence ATGCCCAATCAATCGGATGACATTACGACCTTGATAAACAAGGTTCATGCTTTTTGCGGGACCAGGCCCCAGGATTTCACCGGTCGCCAATCCCTTAGCTTGAGTGATGATGAAGAAACCAAACTCCATCAACTTGCATGGCTCGGCATCGTGCCATTAACCGACTACTATGAGTTCCAACATTTCAAACTTGCTGATAATTTATGGCACAACCCAAAGGCGGGACTTCCGAGGTTTCGAACCATTGATCAAATTCGAGCCTGGGTGCAATGGAGGGAAACAAGGCAGTTTGTAACGGAACGCGGGCACGTCACGGAAACCGTCTTCATTCGTTTTCTGCCCAGCTTCCGATACATTCGGCGAACAATTCGTCAGACACCAAATAAGGCTCTTTTTCAGACAATCAGTCACATCGAAGAGGTGGAATTCGCAGACCTTCGCGCCAGTATGGATTTTGATACAGCTTGGAAGAAACTAATCCAGGACATGCAGACGAATGCTGTCGAACACTTCAAATGGAGTGTTCAGGATGCATTGTCTGCTGAACAGACAGAGCATTTACAACAATTAGTTTTGCTCAGCAAAGCGGATGTGCAACTGATCTATATCTTGTCACAGGGTACACGAAAGGAAACCAAGTGCTATTCGTTACTCGAAGCCTATCAACCTCTCATAGAACAGGCTATAGAGGAGGTGACGAGGGTGCAGGTAGGAAAAGCACAAGAAAAAAGGAAGACAAAAGTAGGACCTGACGATTTAATACACGATACTTCAGCCAAACAGTTAGAGGATATTCTGGCAGTATTACGGAAAGCGTTTCTCACGTGGGACCCTCTACGTGCCCCGCTTCCAGCATGGGTGCAGTTCAAGCTTGGCAAAGAAACTCAAGGACTATCTCACCACGACTATCAACCTTCAGAACAAAAGCCCGAGAAGAGAGCCGATGCGGAAGGCTTTGAGGTTCTGCTGGATAATGAGCGAGGGAAACGGCGTTCGGGAGATTCGTTTCTGCCAAGTATTGACCCCACGCTCATCCCAATACCCGTGCCCTTGGAGGGGGAAGATCCAGAAGACCTGCAAGCTGCCGTTAAGAACGCTATGCAGGAAGTTATGATACGAGAACTTGGAGCACTGCATTACCAACGGCGCTTCGTGGATGGGTTGTCAGCTGCAGAATTTGCGAAGGAACTAGGGTCAAACATGAATCGCAACAGTATTGCGAAACGAGAGGAGCGAGCCCGTAGGGACGCCTTCACAGAACTCACAACCAAATTCGGTCCGAATATAGGCCAACATCTCTTCGGGGATTAG
- a CDS encoding helix-turn-helix domain-containing protein: protein MNSVPAIERRLLTIQEAAQYTGLSVHTLYTMTSQKRIPYVKVGRLTRFDRETLDKWIKQQTVMPVPKWG from the coding sequence ATGAATAGTGTTCCTGCCATAGAACGTCGATTACTCACAATCCAAGAAGCCGCACAATATACCGGCTTATCAGTCCATACCCTCTACACAATGACCAGCCAGAAGCGGATTCCCTATGTGAAGGTCGGTCGGCTCACTAGGTTTGATCGAGAGACGCTGGATAAGTGGATCAAACAACAGACGGTCATGCCTGTGCCAAAATGGGGTTGA
- a CDS encoding helix-turn-helix transcriptional regulator → MQTRLQEWRERRGLSQRKLSELSGVHHVSIARLESGQLDPQLSTLLKLCQALDITLNQLVRVAEKPQKGR, encoded by the coding sequence ATGCAGACACGGCTCCAGGAGTGGCGAGAGCGACGAGGGTTAAGTCAGAGGAAGCTGAGTGAGCTATCGGGGGTGCATCACGTCTCCATAGCCAGACTCGAATCCGGTCAGCTTGACCCCCAACTCTCAACACTCCTTAAGCTCTGTCAGGCACTGGATATCACTCTCAACCAACTCGTAAGGGTGGCCGAGAAGCCACAGAAAGGTAGGTAG
- a CDS encoding site-specific integrase encodes MNKTVAKQQEVLIKTDLMKGVIKSDKDRMVTFEEWATDYLQLEEVQRLRSLKDRVNVVRLQLIPYFGKKHLTAITPEDVEAYRAQRKKFNGKTPSLQTINNDHIILKHCLNVAKRKRLLTTNPATLVPIPCANNERDRVLTAEEWEGLYEVASPHLKPILLTAYHLGQRLGEILNLTWDRVDLHRGIITLRGVDTKTNKPRQVPMTPQVKATLASLSKVRDLSHKYVFVFKRNPIREVKTAFKTACRNANIENLRFHDLRHCAATNLRRAGVDTTTAMQIIGHKSPLMWKRYNSVAESDLLTAANKLNAYLSNTLITPADSSDSVQTVSA; translated from the coding sequence ATGAATAAGACCGTGGCGAAGCAACAGGAAGTTCTAATCAAAACTGATCTCATGAAAGGAGTTATCAAGAGCGACAAGGATAGGATGGTCACATTTGAGGAGTGGGCGACTGACTACCTGCAATTAGAGGAAGTCCAGCGCCTACGGTCACTCAAGGACCGGGTGAACGTGGTCCGACTTCAGTTGATTCCGTATTTTGGGAAGAAACACCTGACAGCCATCACCCCGGAGGATGTGGAAGCCTACCGTGCTCAACGGAAGAAGTTTAACGGCAAGACACCAAGTCTCCAGACAATTAATAATGACCACATCATTCTGAAACACTGTTTAAACGTGGCGAAGCGGAAACGACTACTCACCACGAATCCGGCTACACTCGTCCCAATCCCATGCGCCAACAATGAGCGGGATCGTGTCTTGACGGCTGAGGAGTGGGAAGGGCTCTACGAGGTAGCATCCCCGCACCTGAAGCCGATTTTGCTCACCGCGTACCACCTAGGGCAGCGATTAGGCGAGATTCTCAATCTGACATGGGATCGGGTTGATCTGCATCGGGGGATCATCACCTTGCGTGGCGTGGATACGAAGACCAACAAACCTCGCCAGGTTCCAATGACACCCCAGGTGAAGGCAACCCTGGCATCGTTATCAAAGGTGCGGGATCTGTCCCACAAGTATGTGTTTGTGTTTAAGCGCAATCCGATTCGAGAGGTCAAAACGGCATTCAAGACCGCCTGCCGAAACGCCAATATTGAGAATCTACGCTTTCACGATTTGAGACACTGTGCAGCGACCAACTTGAGGCGGGCGGGGGTCGATACGACGACGGCCATGCAGATCATTGGTCACAAGTCACCGCTCATGTGGAAACGTTATAACAGCGTAGCGGAGAGTGATTTACTGACGGCTGCGAATAAGCTGAATGCCTACCTTTCTAACACCCTTATAACACCTGCCGATTCTTCTGATTCGGTACAAACCGTAAGTGCTTGA
- a CDS encoding YihY/virulence factor BrkB family protein, with the protein MPSSWKTLLQPAQLWTLLKDTFSAWSDDKVPRHGAALAYYTVLSLVPLLVVLIAMIGVIFGQEVTQGYLLEQIGRLVGPQSAAAIKDMLERASEPSTGIVATVLAIGTLLFAASGVFAQLQDSLNSIWGVKPKEGRGLWGLIQDRFLSVVGVLGTGFLLLVSLTLSAALAAFGKWFGGWLPAPELVLQVLELLISLAVITGLFAMIFKVLPDAQVAWRDVWVGAVLTGLLFTIGKFAIGLYLGKSDVGSAYGTAGSLVIILVWVYYSSQILLFGAEFTQVYANTVGGRIVPSEHAMVADPRKANAPGVSDLLSSSGDSTTRTHTRRWAVRDTVRSSSRAAASNKELPWWVGLVVIGTALMRSARRTGR; encoded by the coding sequence ATGCCCTCGTCCTGGAAGACGCTGCTGCAACCCGCGCAGTTGTGGACATTGCTCAAGGACACCTTCTCCGCATGGAGCGATGATAAGGTTCCGCGTCATGGAGCGGCCCTGGCCTATTATACGGTCCTCTCCTTGGTGCCCCTGCTCGTGGTGCTCATTGCGATGATCGGAGTCATCTTCGGCCAGGAGGTCACGCAAGGCTACCTCCTTGAGCAGATTGGACGTCTGGTGGGGCCGCAAAGCGCGGCAGCTATCAAAGATATGCTGGAACGGGCAAGTGAACCCTCCACTGGGATCGTTGCCACCGTCCTCGCCATCGGGACACTCCTCTTCGCGGCCTCGGGGGTGTTTGCTCAACTCCAAGATTCCTTAAACTCAATCTGGGGCGTAAAGCCCAAAGAGGGGCGCGGTCTGTGGGGACTGATCCAGGATCGATTCTTGTCCGTCGTGGGGGTCCTGGGAACTGGCTTCCTACTCCTCGTCTCGCTCACCCTGAGCGCCGCATTGGCAGCATTCGGGAAATGGTTTGGCGGATGGCTGCCGGCACCGGAGTTGGTGCTGCAAGTCTTGGAGCTCCTCATTTCGCTCGCGGTGATCACCGGTCTATTCGCCATGATCTTCAAAGTGCTACCCGATGCCCAGGTGGCCTGGCGTGATGTATGGGTCGGCGCGGTGCTTACCGGGTTGCTGTTTACGATCGGGAAATTCGCGATTGGGTTATATCTCGGGAAGAGTGATGTAGGCTCTGCCTATGGGACGGCCGGCTCTTTGGTGATCATCCTCGTCTGGGTCTACTATTCGTCTCAGATTCTGCTCTTTGGTGCTGAATTTACGCAAGTCTATGCAAACACAGTCGGGGGACGCATTGTCCCCTCTGAGCATGCCATGGTCGCGGATCCCCGAAAAGCTAATGCTCCCGGAGTCTCCGATCTCTTGTCTAGCAGCGGAGACAGCACGACGCGCACACACACGAGACGCTGGGCCGTGAGGGACACGGTTCGTTCATCCAGTCGAGCAGCGGCGTCTAACAAAGAGCTTCCCTGGTGGGTTGGACTCGTGGTGATTGGTACGGCCCTCATGCGATCTGCACGCCGGACAGGAAGGTGA
- a CDS encoding cation transporter, with protein MDLTKKHTAVFAAIAGNLGIAATKFIASAMTGSSAMLAEGIHSLVDTGNGGLLLHGLRMSRKPADEEHPFGHGKELYFWALIVAILIFAVGGGMSFYEGILHILHPNPLGDGTWNYVVLAFAFVFEAISWSVAWKVFRGERNGRGVFQTIQASKDPTTYTVLLEDSVALLGIVIAFLGIFLAGWFENPYFDGSASMAIGVLLAGAAIVLASQCKRLLIGEGVSRDALERIQRMAKSDPAVELTKRPLTMYFGPHEVLLALDVQFRAGISAEEVTAAVDRIEKQIRQHYPDITRIYIEAEALTVRYLKLQPAPA; from the coding sequence ATGGATCTGACAAAAAAACACACCGCCGTATTTGCCGCGATCGCTGGAAATCTTGGGATAGCCGCGACGAAATTCATCGCCAGTGCCATGACAGGAAGCTCCGCGATGCTAGCGGAGGGCATCCATTCACTTGTGGATACCGGGAACGGTGGGCTCCTCTTACACGGGTTACGAATGAGCAGGAAACCGGCCGATGAAGAGCATCCTTTTGGGCATGGCAAGGAATTGTACTTTTGGGCTCTGATCGTCGCGATCTTGATCTTTGCCGTTGGTGGCGGCATGTCGTTCTATGAGGGCATTCTTCACATCCTCCATCCCAATCCCCTAGGGGATGGCACATGGAACTATGTAGTTTTGGCCTTCGCCTTCGTCTTTGAGGCCATTTCGTGGTCCGTGGCATGGAAGGTCTTTCGGGGTGAGCGAAATGGGCGTGGGGTATTTCAGACGATACAAGCCAGTAAAGACCCGACCACCTACACCGTCTTACTGGAAGACTCTGTCGCCCTTCTTGGCATTGTCATCGCCTTTCTCGGCATCTTCCTCGCAGGATGGTTTGAGAATCCATACTTCGATGGTAGTGCCTCGATGGCCATTGGGGTCTTACTGGCGGGGGCAGCTATCGTGTTGGCGTCTCAGTGTAAACGACTGCTGATCGGTGAGGGGGTAAGCCGTGACGCGCTAGAGAGAATTCAGAGAATGGCCAAATCCGATCCGGCTGTGGAACTGACGAAGCGCCCGTTAACAATGTACTTCGGACCACACGAAGTGTTGCTGGCCCTCGATGTGCAGTTTCGTGCAGGTATTTCGGCGGAAGAAGTGACGGCGGCGGTCGATCGGATTGAAAAACAAATCAGGCAGCACTACCCTGACATCACTCGTATCTACATCGAAGCTGAGGCGTTAACAGTGAGGTATTTAAAGCTACAACCCGCCCCCGCGTGA
- a CDS encoding low affinity iron permease family protein, producing the protein MEISAPLGKQPNLFNQLANGCARLLGTAGAFGMALGVVALWAITGPFFHFSDTWQLVINTGTTIVTFLMVFLIQNTQNRDSAAIQLKLDEVIRSTKGAHNAMLDLEKLSQKDLDKMRLLYEQLADKARCQDAQREAVLGTPIIHTEILECLEVRKTEH; encoded by the coding sequence ATGGAAATTTCTGCACCCCTTGGCAAACAACCGAATTTATTTAATCAACTGGCGAATGGTTGCGCTCGCTTACTCGGTACCGCTGGCGCGTTCGGCATGGCTCTGGGGGTTGTCGCTCTCTGGGCGATTACCGGCCCGTTTTTTCATTTCAGCGACACCTGGCAATTGGTGATTAATACGGGCACGACCATTGTGACGTTCCTCATGGTCTTCTTGATCCAGAACACCCAGAATCGGGACAGCGCGGCGATTCAACTCAAGCTGGATGAGGTGATCCGTTCAACCAAAGGTGCTCACAATGCCATGTTGGACCTTGAAAAACTCTCCCAGAAAGACCTGGACAAGATGCGATTATTATATGAGCAACTGGCCGATAAAGCGCGGTGCCAAGACGCACAGAGGGAGGCCGTGCTAGGCACCCCCATCATTCACACCGAAATACTGGAGTGCCTCGAGGTCCGAAAAACCGAACACTAA
- a CDS encoding response regulator: protein MGSPTILVVDDERSILNLCKVLLEGAGFTVLEADGSSEALKICTQHRGPIDLLLADLVLPPPGFQLASRSTLFPHVHGHELAVRATMIRSDLRIILMSGNPDQELAIHGIKRGTLPFLAKPFEGDRLIGLVHTVLAQPAPTLAVKHQAGDANETAWYG, encoded by the coding sequence GTGGGTTCGCCAACGATCTTAGTGGTGGATGACGAACGGTCGATTCTCAATCTCTGCAAGGTTCTTCTAGAAGGGGCAGGCTTTACCGTGCTGGAGGCCGACGGCAGTTCCGAGGCGCTCAAAATCTGCACGCAGCATCGAGGCCCGATCGACCTGTTGCTTGCCGATTTGGTCTTACCGCCCCCGGGCTTTCAACTCGCGTCAAGATCCACCCTATTCCCACACGTCCACGGGCATGAACTGGCTGTGCGTGCCACCATGATCCGGAGTGACCTCCGCATCATCCTGATGTCGGGGAATCCCGATCAAGAACTGGCCATTCATGGGATCAAGCGGGGCACGCTGCCGTTTTTGGCCAAGCCGTTCGAGGGTGACCGCCTGATTGGGCTCGTGCACACCGTTCTGGCACAGCCTGCGCCGACCTTGGCGGTCAAACATCAGGCCGGCGACGCCAACGAGACCGCCTGGTACGGGTGA
- a CDS encoding PRC-barrel domain-containing protein has product MRKRSALWRWHNLIMSALVAVIVVMTDSTVEARNKTGVLKASDVIGMKVEGTDGKSLGTIKDLVLEPAEGDIQYAVLDFGGFLGIKDKYFVVPWEAITFNANGKKIVLDVSKRDLKKAPGFDKKHWPDFSDQQQEVLIYEFYEIPFARPGNQEKK; this is encoded by the coding sequence ATGAGGAAACGATCTGCATTGTGGAGGTGGCATAATCTGATCATGAGTGCACTGGTTGCCGTGATCGTGGTCATGACCGATTCAACGGTTGAGGCCCGGAACAAAACGGGGGTGCTCAAAGCCAGCGATGTGATTGGAATGAAAGTTGAGGGCACGGATGGGAAGAGTTTAGGAACCATAAAGGATCTGGTCCTGGAGCCCGCCGAAGGGGATATTCAATATGCCGTCTTGGATTTTGGAGGGTTCCTCGGCATTAAGGATAAATATTTCGTGGTTCCCTGGGAGGCGATCACGTTCAATGCCAACGGTAAAAAGATTGTATTGGATGTCAGCAAAAGGGATCTCAAAAAGGCACCGGGATTTGACAAGAAGCATTGGCCTGATTTTAGCGACCAACAGCAGGAAGTACTGATTTATGAGTTTTACGAAATTCCTTTCGCACGGCCGGGGAATCAGGAGAAGAAATAG
- a CDS encoding DUF4142 domain-containing protein produces the protein MSHPIASIVWGLAVVILSTSWALAAPDVPPLTTEGFLQTSAAGQQQHIDLGQIATQKAESEQVKQFGAQMVADHQKARKEVERLAAKGGLQLVNQPSDSLTGMKAELDAASGKGFDRAYITLMLREHAKEMKELEKRAGQEKNQEVRQWVADAVPVVKDHLAQAKTIASSLGVPEEHLEQ, from the coding sequence ATGTCTCATCCTATCGCATCGATCGTATGGGGGCTTGCTGTGGTCATCCTTTCAACTTCCTGGGCCCTAGCTGCTCCCGACGTTCCCCCACTAACCACCGAAGGCTTCCTGCAAACCTCCGCCGCTGGGCAGCAGCAGCACATCGACTTGGGTCAGATCGCTACACAGAAAGCCGAGAGTGAGCAAGTCAAACAGTTCGGCGCTCAGATGGTGGCCGACCACCAGAAGGCTCGGAAAGAGGTTGAGCGCCTGGCGGCGAAGGGAGGACTGCAGCTCGTAAACCAGCCGAGCGACTCGCTGACAGGGATGAAAGCTGAGCTCGATGCCGCATCAGGCAAGGGGTTTGATCGGGCCTATATCACCCTGATGTTGCGGGAACATGCGAAGGAAATGAAGGAGCTCGAAAAACGTGCAGGCCAGGAGAAGAATCAAGAGGTTCGGCAATGGGTGGCCGACGCCGTACCCGTGGTGAAAGACCACCTCGCCCAGGCGAAAACCATCGCGTCTTCTCTGGGTGTCCCCGAAGAACACCTCGAACAATAG
- a CDS encoding PRC-barrel domain-containing protein, which translates to MKSRCTERLHMKICGVSLPIMVGLVWLVLPNWVFAEGEQKPTSSKPSVEKQATDMTGGQPGLVEEYDVVPVPRGALVDDKGIALDQVVKNSKGETLGTIEKLMKDTKTGKIEYAVLQVDGTQHQLPLKWSQFKVTGGQLTLNATKEELQPSTNAAQAKDKSPDVSTYMEEIDKVRREPKPQGMPSDVGGRTGEATLRGSGNRQDAGATNPGVGPAVGSDFGTEAGIGSTGSTGSTGSSGGAGYGGGKGSSDGSGGGGK; encoded by the coding sequence ATGAAAAGCCGCTGTACAGAACGCCTGCACATGAAGATATGTGGAGTATCCCTTCCTATCATGGTGGGACTTGTGTGGCTGGTGCTACCGAATTGGGTGTTCGCTGAAGGGGAACAGAAACCTACGTCCTCGAAACCGTCGGTGGAGAAACAAGCGACGGACATGACAGGCGGACAACCAGGGCTGGTTGAGGAATATGATGTGGTTCCAGTCCCACGAGGGGCCTTAGTTGATGACAAGGGTATCGCGCTTGATCAGGTGGTCAAAAACTCCAAAGGCGAGACGCTGGGAACCATCGAAAAGCTGATGAAGGATACCAAGACCGGCAAGATCGAATACGCGGTACTCCAAGTCGATGGCACCCAACACCAATTACCTCTGAAATGGAGCCAATTCAAGGTCACCGGTGGACAGCTGACCCTCAATGCCACGAAAGAGGAACTGCAACCTTCGACCAACGCGGCACAGGCTAAAGACAAGTCTCCGGACGTTTCCACCTATATGGAGGAGATCGACAAGGTTCGGCGTGAACCGAAGCCGCAAGGCATGCCTTCCGATGTAGGAGGCAGGACGGGCGAAGCAACTCTGCGAGGATCAGGCAACCGGCAAGATGCAGGCGCGACCAACCCTGGGGTAGGACCGGCAGTGGGGAGCGACTTTGGCACGGAGGCGGGAATCGGGAGCACCGGTTCAACGGGCAGTACAGGCTCTTCGGGCGGTGCAGGATATGGCGGTGGGAAAGGATCATCGGATGGGTCGGGAGGCGGCGGAAAGTAG
- a CDS encoding DUF3309 domain-containing protein: MVTILLVIFVLIFIGALPTWPYSANWGYYPSGGFGLAALVILILLLMGPV; this comes from the coding sequence ATGGTTACCATCCTATTAGTCATTTTCGTGCTGATCTTTATAGGGGCCCTGCCGACCTGGCCCTATAGTGCGAATTGGGGCTACTACCCCAGTGGAGGATTTGGCCTCGCTGCGCTGGTGATCTTGATCCTCCTCTTGATGGGACCGGTTTAA
- a CDS encoding YtxH domain-containing protein, whose protein sequence is MRDRNRNHDDEGEVTGWSAFVAGALIGAGVALLFAPQTGPELRGRLRDYADRAKDDLLEKAEETWDAAVERGKEYYDKGEEVLRDVGESAQDYAREGQERMKDVSRSAQELAKQTQHMVREPGRSAL, encoded by the coding sequence ATGCGCGATAGAAACAGAAATCATGACGATGAGGGGGAGGTGACAGGATGGTCCGCTTTTGTGGCTGGCGCATTGATTGGGGCCGGGGTGGCCCTGCTATTTGCGCCTCAAACGGGCCCAGAGTTGCGGGGCAGGTTGCGCGACTATGCCGATCGCGCAAAGGACGATTTACTGGAGAAGGCGGAAGAGACATGGGATGCCGCGGTGGAACGCGGTAAGGAATATTATGACAAGGGAGAAGAGGTCCTCCGTGATGTTGGCGAGTCGGCCCAGGACTATGCACGAGAAGGACAGGAGAGGATGAAGGATGTCAGTCGGTCGGCTCAGGAATTGGCCAAACAAACACAACACATGGTCCGTGAGCCGGGGCGGTCAGCATTGTAA
- a CDS encoding SRPBCC family protein, whose product MSVIEKSIDLNVPVRTAYNQWTQFEDFPRFMEGVEQVRQIDDKHLHWKASIGGKQEEWDAVITEQVPDQRIAWRSQQGAKNEGIVIFSPVTEGKSKINLRIEYEPQGVVEKTGDAVGVVSSRVEGDLKRFKEFIETRGQETGGWRGNVR is encoded by the coding sequence ATGTCCGTTATAGAGAAATCCATTGACCTCAATGTTCCGGTTCGGACGGCCTACAATCAATGGACCCAGTTTGAAGACTTTCCTCGGTTCATGGAGGGGGTCGAGCAAGTCCGACAGATCGACGACAAACATCTGCACTGGAAAGCCAGTATTGGCGGAAAGCAGGAAGAATGGGATGCCGTGATCACCGAGCAGGTGCCTGATCAACGGATCGCCTGGCGAAGTCAACAGGGGGCGAAGAACGAAGGGATCGTCATCTTTTCCCCTGTGACCGAAGGGAAGTCGAAGATCAACCTGCGCATCGAGTATGAGCCCCAGGGCGTGGTCGAGAAAACGGGTGATGCGGTGGGAGTAGTGTCTTCACGCGTGGAAGGGGACTTGAAACGATTCAAAGAGTTTATCGAAACGCGAGGACAAGAAACCGGTGGCTGGCGGGGGAATGTCAGGTGA
- a CDS encoding DUF3015 family protein: MKITMASLVLASALISVQPGTGLAAWGDGPGCGFGKMVFTTEPKSILLQHFGSTLNVPTQPFAITSGTSGCTNNGMIVKEDRATVFASVNYDNLSQEMAQGSGEHLASLATLLGVPPDRQLGFFSLVQAHYRSLVQAGDNSPQTMLIALQAAVAEQPDLSTVPRKH; the protein is encoded by the coding sequence ATGAAGATCACAATGGCGAGTCTTGTTTTAGCTTCAGCTCTGATCAGTGTGCAACCTGGGACCGGTCTTGCGGCTTGGGGAGATGGCCCCGGTTGCGGGTTTGGGAAAATGGTGTTTACGACAGAACCGAAGTCGATTCTTCTCCAGCACTTCGGATCCACGTTGAATGTGCCGACTCAACCCTTTGCGATTACGAGTGGCACATCAGGCTGCACGAACAATGGCATGATCGTCAAAGAGGATAGGGCAACGGTATTTGCAAGCGTCAACTATGACAATCTCTCACAGGAGATGGCGCAGGGATCTGGGGAGCATCTCGCCTCGCTGGCCACGTTGTTAGGCGTACCTCCTGATCGTCAACTCGGATTCTTCTCATTAGTTCAGGCCCACTATCGATCTCTGGTTCAAGCGGGGGACAATTCGCCGCAAACCATGTTGATTGCCCTGCAGGCAGCGGTCGCGGAACAGCCCGATTTGTCCACGGTTCCTAGGAAACATTGA
- a CDS encoding hemerythrin domain-containing protein, whose protein sequence is MTSQAPVTSGVIEMLKEDHEKVKGLFEEFESAEGKQQADIAATAIMELEVHADLEEKLIYPAIRRAIDDDEKMNEAIEEHHLVHVLIKELKKLKPMNEIFQAKFKVLGELVKHHIEEEEGEMLPRAQEGNIDWEALEAAVMKRKETVVNKYTKAKQPFSKS, encoded by the coding sequence ATGACCAGCCAAGCGCCCGTCACATCCGGGGTGATTGAGATGTTGAAAGAGGACCATGAAAAGGTGAAAGGGCTCTTCGAAGAGTTCGAGTCAGCCGAAGGGAAGCAGCAAGCGGACATTGCCGCCACCGCCATCATGGAGCTGGAGGTGCATGCCGACTTGGAGGAGAAGCTCATTTACCCGGCGATCCGCAGAGCCATTGACGACGACGAGAAGATGAACGAGGCGATCGAGGAACACCATCTCGTTCACGTTCTGATTAAGGAACTCAAGAAGCTCAAGCCTATGAATGAAATCTTTCAGGCCAAGTTCAAAGTCCTGGGCGAGCTCGTCAAGCACCATATCGAAGAAGAAGAGGGCGAAATGTTGCCCAGAGCTCAGGAAGGCAATATTGATTGGGAAGCCTTAGAAGCAGCGGTCATGAAGCGCAAGGAAACCGTGGTGAACAAGTATACAAAGGCCAAGCAGCCCTTTTCTAAATCCTAA